Part of the Schaalia odontolytica genome is shown below.
GCACATCTGCGTCCGCCTCGAGACCAAGGAGAGCCCATGACAGAGCGTCCTATCAGCGATCGACACCGCGCCATCCTGCGCGTCATCAACGAAAAGCTCAGCTCCAACGGCTTTCCCCCCTCTGTGCGCGAGATCGCATCTGCCGTCGGGTTGGCCTCACCTTCGACCGTCAAGCACCACCTCGACGCCCTCGAGGCGGAGGGGTACCTGGTGCGCGAGCCGGGGTTGCCCCGCGCCCTCGATCTGACTCAGCGCGCAGGCGAAGAGCTCGGCATCACCGGCTCCGCGCCTGTGTCGAGCGGCGTTGTTCGCATCGAGGTCCCGATCTCGCACGTGGAGGAGGAGGGTACGCCAATCCCCCTCGTGGGGCGCATCGCGGCCGGCACACCGATCACGGCCGAACAGCACGTCGAGGATGTCTTCCGCCTGCCGACGTCCATGACCGGACACGGGGATCTCTTCATGCTCGAGGTCAGCGGCGATTCCATGGTCGATGCGGGCATCTTTGATGGAGACTACGTTGTCATCCGCTCGCAGAACGAGGCGCGCAACGGCGAGTACGTCGCGGCGATGATCGA
Proteins encoded:
- the lexA gene encoding transcriptional repressor LexA, with protein sequence MTERPISDRHRAILRVINEKLSSNGFPPSVREIASAVGLASPSTVKHHLDALEAEGYLVREPGLPRALDLTQRAGEELGITGSAPVSSGVVRIEVPISHVEEEGTPIPLVGRIAAGTPITAEQHVEDVFRLPTSMTGHGDLFMLEVSGDSMVDAGIFDGDYVVIRSQNEARNGEYVAAMIDGEATVKELSVTGGHVWLLPHNRDYSPIPGDEATILGKVVTVIRSL